From Diospyros lotus cultivar Yz01 chromosome 4, ASM1463336v1, whole genome shotgun sequence, a single genomic window includes:
- the LOC127800644 gene encoding DNA repair RAD52-like protein 1, mitochondrial, which yields MPYLMKVKGLAKALSCNPTPTTSSLFLSAWGKSELVCRSFSSSYCRSYAAAAAGWKGNGGGRVAGGPYAPKTDVLDEDEEIPTSGISRPLSEILKQLNKKVPDSLVRVRTESDGFSVKYIPWHVVNRIMNLHAPEWSGEVRSITHSADGKTVSVVYRVTLYGTDAEIYRESIGTASVENGSYGDPVQKAEAMAFRRACARFGLGLHLYHEDLS from the exons atgccgTATCTGATGAAAGTGAAGGGTTTAGCGAAAGCGCTTAGTTGCAATCCGACACCGACAACATCGTCGTTGTTCTTGTCTGCTTGGGGGAAATCGGAATTGGTTTGCCGGAGCTTTTCTTCTAGTTACTGTCGTTCAtacgctgctgctgctgctgggtGGAAAGGTAATGGCGGAGGGAGAGTGGCAGGTGGTCCATATGCTCCTAAAACCGACGTGCTGGACGAAGACGAAGAGATTCCTACCTCTGGAATCAGCCGTCCTCTCTCCGAAATCCTCAAACAACTCAACAAGAAAGTCCCCGATTCCCTCGTCAGAGTTCGCACCGAATCTGACGGCTTCTCCGTCAAATACATCCCCTG GCATGTTGTGAATCGAATTATGAATTTACATGCTCCAG AATGGTCTGGTGAGGTTAGGAGCATCACCCATTCAGCTGATGGCAAGACAGTGTCTGTTGTTTATCGTGTAACACTTTATGGGACTGATGCTGAG ATATATAGGGAGTCGATTGGAACAGCTTCAGTGGAGAATGGAAGCTATGGAGATCCAGTGCAGAAGGCAGAAGCAATGGCATTTCGCCGAGCTTGTGCTCGCTTTGGTCTGGGGCTCCATCTTTATCACGAAGACTTGTCTtag
- the LOC127800605 gene encoding uncharacterized protein LOC127800605 isoform X1, translating into MSSAASLSAQFGDTTYTKVFVGGLAWETRKDTMKTYFEQFGEILEAVVITDKTTGKSKGYGFVTFREPEAAMRACVDAAPVIDGRRANCNLASLGIQRSKPSTPKHGGGGRNSRAMSSFQTGYGGGGVGTAFSSAPTFPHYAIQQGIPFNVYGYSPYSPDYTYPTSYYSVYGGGATCQYPLYGISSTSGMTTTALYPYMNSGDSTTSYASAAAGQNYGLQYPHHFFQGTYPHHYAGAPVSLASSTPPLQSGVTMAVHAPMPHI; encoded by the exons ATGAGTTCTGCGGCCAGTTTGTCGGCGCAATTTGGAGACACCACTTACACCAAGGTGTTCGTCGGGGGCTTGGCTTGGGAGACTCGTAAGGACACCATGAAAACCTACTTCGAGCAGTTCGGCGAGATCCTGGAGGCCGTGGTCATCACGGACAAGACCACTGGGAAATCCAAGGGCTATGGATTT GTGACATTTCGTGAACCTGAAGCCGCCATGAGAGCTTGTGTCGATGCTGCTCCAGTTATTGATGGGAGGAGGGCCAATTGCAACCTTGCTTCTTTGGGTATTCAAAGATCTAAACCATCTACTCCAAAACATG GAGGAGGAGGCAGGAACTCGAGAGCAATGAGCTCTTTCCAGACAGGATATGGAGGTGGTGGGGTGGGGACAGCTTTTTCTTCAGCACCAACCTTCCCTCATTATGCCATCCAACAAGGCATACCTTTTAATGTTTATGG GTACTCTCCATACTCGCCCGACTACACCTATCCTACG AGTTACTACAGCGTTTATGGAGGCGGGGCAACTTGTCAATATCCACTTTATGGAATCTCTAGTACTAGTGGGATGACGACGACAGCCTTGTATCCATATATGAACTCCGGAGATTCCACCACCAGCTACGCCTCCGCCGCGGCAGGGCAGAACTACGGCCTCCAATATCCGCATCACTTTTTCCAGGGGACTTACCCACATCACTATGCTGGTGCTCCAGTTTCTCTTGCTTCCAGTACTCCTCCATTGCAATCAG GCGTGACCATGGCTGTCCATGCTCCAATGCCgcatatttaa
- the LOC127800605 gene encoding uncharacterized protein LOC127800605 isoform X2, whose protein sequence is MSSAASLSAQFGDTTYTKVFVGGLAWETRKDTMKTYFEQFGEILEAVVITDKTTGKSKGYGFVTFREPEAAMRACVDAAPVIDGRRANCNLASLGIQRSKPSTPKHGGGGRNSRAMSSFQTGYGGGGVGTAFSSAPTFPHYAIQQGIPFNVYGYSPYSPDYTYPTSYYSVYGGGATCQYPLYGISSTSGMTTTALYPYMNSGDSTTSYASAAAGQNYGLQYPHHFFQGTYPHHYAGAPVSLASSTPPLQSVCFVLPQA, encoded by the exons ATGAGTTCTGCGGCCAGTTTGTCGGCGCAATTTGGAGACACCACTTACACCAAGGTGTTCGTCGGGGGCTTGGCTTGGGAGACTCGTAAGGACACCATGAAAACCTACTTCGAGCAGTTCGGCGAGATCCTGGAGGCCGTGGTCATCACGGACAAGACCACTGGGAAATCCAAGGGCTATGGATTT GTGACATTTCGTGAACCTGAAGCCGCCATGAGAGCTTGTGTCGATGCTGCTCCAGTTATTGATGGGAGGAGGGCCAATTGCAACCTTGCTTCTTTGGGTATTCAAAGATCTAAACCATCTACTCCAAAACATG GAGGAGGAGGCAGGAACTCGAGAGCAATGAGCTCTTTCCAGACAGGATATGGAGGTGGTGGGGTGGGGACAGCTTTTTCTTCAGCACCAACCTTCCCTCATTATGCCATCCAACAAGGCATACCTTTTAATGTTTATGG GTACTCTCCATACTCGCCCGACTACACCTATCCTACG AGTTACTACAGCGTTTATGGAGGCGGGGCAACTTGTCAATATCCACTTTATGGAATCTCTAGTACTAGTGGGATGACGACGACAGCCTTGTATCCATATATGAACTCCGGAGATTCCACCACCAGCTACGCCTCCGCCGCGGCAGGGCAGAACTACGGCCTCCAATATCCGCATCACTTTTTCCAGGGGACTTACCCACATCACTATGCTGGTGCTCCAGTTTCTCTTGCTTCCAGTACTCCTCCATTGCAATCAG tttgttttgttttgccaCAGGCGTGA
- the LOC127799450 gene encoding 22.0 kDa class IV heat shock protein-like → MHRYQMKLPSVELFLLSCFLLLAARSCSGLSLFPFSRGPATGDWWPADPFAVLEQMPLGLERDESLTVSQAQVDWKETPEGHVIRMDVPGLKKEELQIEVEENRVLRVSGERRREEEKKGEHWHRVERSYGKFWRQFRLPNNVDVDSIKAKLENGVLTVSFEKLSPDRIKGPKVVSIKAGGEGASREEEMRGDRRQQEEEEKAKEEL, encoded by the coding sequence ATGCATCGTTACCAAATGAAGCTCCCGTCGGTGGAATTGTTCTTGTTATCCTGCTTCTTGCTTCTGGCCGCACGTTCCTGCTCCGGGCTGTCGCTCTTCCCTTTCTCCCGGGGCCCGGCCACGGGAGACTGGTGGCCGGCGGACCCGTTCGCTGTGCTGGAGCAAATGCCGCTGGGGCTGGAGAGGGACGAGAGCCTGACGGTGTCCCAGGCGCAGGTGGACTGGAAGGAGACCCCCGAGGGGCACGTGATCAGGATGGACGTGCCGGGGTTGAAGAAGGAGGAGCTGCAGATCGAGGTGGAGGAGAACCGGGTGCTAAGGGTGAGCGGAGAGCGGAGGagggaagaggagaagaaggggGAGCACTGGCACCGGGTGGAGCGGTCGTACGGCAAGTTCTGGAGGCAGTTCCGGCTGCCCAACAACGTGGACGTGGATTCCATTAAGGCGAAGCTGGAGAACGGCGTGCTTACTGTGAGCTTCGAGAAGCTGTCGCCGGACAGGATAAAGGGCCCGAAGGTTGTGAGCATTAAAGCGGGGGGAGAAGGGGCGTCGCGGGAGGAGGAGATGAGAGGCGATCGGCGGcagcaggaggaggaggagaaggctAAAGAAGAGCTTTGA